One Pleuronectes platessa chromosome 20, fPlePla1.1, whole genome shotgun sequence DNA window includes the following coding sequences:
- the rps20 gene encoding 40S ribosomal protein S20, with translation MAFKDTGKAPVEAEVAIHRIRITLTSRNVKSLEKVCADLIRGAKEKSLKVKGPVRMPTKTLRITTRKTPCGEGSKTWDRFQMRIHKRLIDLHSPSEIVKQITSISIEPGVEVEVTIADA, from the exons ATG GCTTTCAAGGACACTGGTAAAGCACCTGTGGAGGCTGAGGTTGCCATCCATCGCATCCGCATCACCCTCACCAGCCGCAACGTCAAGTCTCTCGAGAAGG TCTGCGCAGACTTGATCCGTGGTGCTAAGGAAAAGAGCCTGAAGGTGAAGGGACCTGTCCGTATGCCAACCAAG ACTCTGCGTATCACCACCAGGAAGACCCCCTGTGGTGAGGGATCCAAAACATGGGATCGCTTCCAGATGAGGATCCACAAGCGCCTGATCGATCTGCATAGCCCATCTGAAATCGTCAAGCAGATCACCTCCATCAGCATTGAACCTGGTGTAGAGGTTGAAGTTACCATCGCAGACGCATAA